GACAGGTTTAGGAAGTATTCCCTATACTCTTCACTTATCTTACATTCGGCTTCCATAGCTACCAACGCTATTCGACGTGGATTCTACAGAGAATTATAGCATTCCACTTCTCAATAGGCCGCCCCATAACCCTCTCATAAGTTTTTTCAGCAATACCCTTTCTTCTATCAACGCAAGCCTTACATTTACTATGTCTCATATCGGATGGCCCATCACATTGACCGCAATTAAGAAGCAATGATTCACCTAATCCTCTTAGGGTCGCCCAAGCATATTCTCGCTCATCATACTCCGGTTCAAAGTCAGGCCAGATCTCATAAATATCGTTCCGCCCTAAAGCCTTCTTAAGAGCTTCAAAATAATGTTCGAAAGCCGTCAACTCTAAACCCCCTTAAACCTGCTTTTAGCCCCCCTTCTCACACCCTCAATTATTTCAGTAATCTTGGACTTAATTTCTTCTATTCCGCTACTTTCGAGCACTGTGCCAGTAACCACCATATCGGCGCCCGCCCTAACTGCGCGCTCAGCTTGGGCGCCCGTTTTTATTCCCCCACCTACAATTATCTTTATATCAACAGCTTCCCTAGTCATCCTAATCATTTCGGGGGGGACGGGACGACTGGCCCCTGACCCGGCTTCCAGGTAAACAAACCGCATCCCGAGAAACTGAGCGGCCAAAGCATGAGCTACAGCGAGCTCAGGCTTATTATATGGGATGGGGCAGGCTTTACCGATGACGCCTGCGGATCCTCCCTCACCAATAATTATGTATCCGAGCGGTATGGCTTCTAGGCCTATCTTTTTGATTAATGGTGCAGCGAGCGTTTGTGCGCCAAGTATAAAGTAGGGGTCGGCTGAATTTAATAGAGACATGAACCATACTGCGTCGGCATACTCGCTGATTCCAGTCACATTATTTGGGAATAATATAACTGGAATCTTCACAGATTTTTTAACCGCTTTTGTGATATTATTAAGCAAGTCTATTGACGCGAGGGTTGTGCCCCCAATCATTATTGCTGAGGAACCGGATGCCTCACTTTCCCGCGAGAGCAAAGCGGCGAACTCAGGGGTTACTTTCTCCGGGTCTATAAGCGTCATGTGAATTGCCTTTTCATTTTCAATTCGTTTCACTATGTACTCTTCAACCTTACCAACCATCTTCACTCCAACCTTAGGATCCATAAAACTCATCTATAAACTGACAATAAACATCGACTTCTTTAAAGAAAGGTTTCACCTGAAGTTCCTTCGTGAACCCGCAGCTTACATTGCCGCACTTAACTATCGCTCTTCTTCCCTCTTCGCTCTCCGTTATCTCAATTCTTATGGATTCTTGGCTACATTTGGGGCACAGGAAAACCTTCGGCAGTTTTTTCTTCGGTATTCGAATCACTTTTCTCCGTCTTCTTCCCATATTGGACCCAACGCAATTAAAACATAAAATTATTAGGATGTTTCCGCTCTTAAAGATTTAGGAGCTATCTCGTGATCCTAGACGCTAAGCAGCTCATCACAGATAGCCCCGTCAAATGGAGACCCAAAAATTTAACTTGTAGACAAAAATGTATTCAATTGGAGGAAAAAACTCTTGATAGATCCAAAAGTAAAAGAGGAGATCCAAAGATGGCTTACAGGCCTAAATAATGACCCGATTTTTAAAATACTACTCAAAAACAGCAATTTAACCAAAGCGCAGGCAGAAACATTTCTAATAGACATTTTGGCTGAAAAAATAGTCGATAAAAAAATAGTTTACGAGGATAAAGCGAAGCTAAGGCTCATAAAATCCGGCGTAAGTCGCGGGGCCTTCAATAGAACCTTAGCGCAGGCAAGAAAAAATATAATCAGATCCATTTATACAGTGATTCTTTTAGGCTATCTGGGAGTCTTCGAGGACGCACGCCTTGAACCTTATATTGAAATCTCAAGCAAAATACGCGCCTACAGCGAGAAATATAAGGAGCTATGGGAAATGAGACGGGTAAGCGAGGAGCAGATCAGAATACTGCAAACCCTTCAAAATGAGATAGAGAAAGGTTTATCTACGCTCTCAAAAGCAAGGGCGCTCTCGGGAAGAACGTGATGTCACAAAATCACATCACGTAACATCACACTCTTGAAGAAGATACCTTGTTAGTAGAGGCAAAAATCTGAGGGCTAAGCGATCTCTCCACCAGGTGAGAGAACCTTTCCTAGGTCAATTTCACATCTTTTAGCCTAGTGGGTCACCACGAACTAGATATGTTTCCATATGAAAAATGTATGTTAAAGAAACGAAAGTATTTTAAGAGACATGTGATCATAATGTGATCAGGTTGTGATTAGTTTGCATCACGTGATTTGTGATGTCACGAAGGGGTGACGTCATGGAGATCACGATACTAATAATCTACACGATCATATTTTGTATTTCCTCCGTATCCCTACTGATCTATTTTAAGAAGCTAAGAAGCGAGCTTTTGAAACATAAGGACATGAAAAAATTGTTTGAAGACATAATCTTCAGCTTCAACAAGGATCTCCAAAAGATTGAGAGAAGGCTTCAGGAGGTTGCTGAGAACTATGGGAAAATTTCCGTTGATAGAGAGAAGCAATTAGAATCATTGATTTTAGGCCTTAGGGAAAGAGTCGAGAGCCTATCTGAACGCTGTGAGAAGATGGCCGCGGAATATGGGGGCCTAAAAGAGAAGATTGAGGATTTAGCGGCCAAATATAATAGTTTGTTGGAGAGAGTGGATAAAATTGAGAGAGATAGTGGGTTAGAAAAAGCTGGGAAAGAGCCTGATGCAACTAACCTATCCGCATTGCTTCCAATAGAAGATAAAGACAAGGTCTTAACCTCATTGACTGAGACGGAGCTGAAGGTCTTAGAAATTTTGGCGGAGGAGGGGGAAAAAACCGTCTCTGAGATAAAAGATCGGATCAAGCTGACTAGGGAGCATACTGCGCGCTTAATGAAGAGCCTATATGCGCGTGGTTATGTGGAGAGGAGAGAAGATAGAATACCATACGTATATAAATTGAAGAGGGAGATGGAGAACATTTTAAAGAAAGGGAAAACTTAGCCCTTAAAAGGCTTTATAATCTCTCTTAATTCCTGTGATACGAGCTTGAAGAAGATTCTATTCTCGTCTTTCTTTTTTATAAGTACCCCTCTTTCCGCAAGCCTTGAAAGATAGGTTGAGATAGCGCTTAAACTAATTGATTCGCTGGTTTCCTTTTCATACACATCTTGAGCGTCCCTAGCCGAGAACCACGATATCGGGAAATTCTTTTTCACTACAAAGAGCACTTTCTCGATTTTCGAGAGATCCTGTGAAAAAGTGGATGGTTCAGCTACGGGTATGCCTCCAAGCAGCTCAATTATGTCGAAAATTTTTTGAGCCTTTTCTTTCGTAACTCTACCCTCAAAACTAATCGTGTAACGGTTCCCAGATTCATCGTAAACTTCGACTTTCATCTTTCTTACGGGCAATTATTCTTCCACCAATGCTCCCGCCATCATTAACAATTATCACTTCACAAGTTATAAATTATTTGGTTAACATCTAGAAAAGAAAAGAGAAAAATTATTCTTAATTTTTGAAAAAGAGAAAAATTTGCAATTTTTCTGGTTAACAAGGTTAACATTGAGAATTTTTCTTCAAAAGCGAGAAAAACAAAAATTTTTGTTATTTTCCACTGGAAAGGGAGGGGTGACTCATTTAACAAAAAATGGTGTGTTAAATCGCTGAAATTGTTTAGAAGATTTAAAATTATGGTTATAGTAGCGGAGATTTAACGGGCAGTTCACATCTTTGTTAAAGATATTTAATAGAATTTTTCTTTCTATCCATAAGAAGTATCGCCCAGACCCCTATTTTTCCATTGGAAAATCGTTAATGGAAATTAAAGTAACTTGTTTTCTTGACAATTTTGAGCACTAATCTATTCTTCGTCATGTCTCCGATATAGATAGGTGGTTATCATATTATGTAGAGATATCTTAAAATGTTTTGTTGACATTATACAGAATATTGTATAGATTTCATTAAATATCAATTCTCCCCATTAAAAATGGGAGACTGTTTTTCTTAAAGAAAAAAAAGAAAAAATAAAAAGAATCTATGAGACTGTTTCCAGTAGAAATATAGGGGTGGGCCCCGTTTTCCTTTAATGCTTTTCATATTCCTATCTAGTTTTTTGTACAGAGACCTTTAATCGCTCACCCTTAAACATTTTAAGTAAAAACGAGACATTTCTCTTAGCTGAGGTTCAGCGGATGGATCGAGAAAATATTTTAGATGAGGTATTTGCGCATTTCCTTAAGGGTTCAAAGATTTTCAAGAATAGAGAGGTCTTAAGGCACGATTACGTTCCAGATAACCTTCCACATAGAAGAGAGGAGATCCTCCATTTAGGCGAGATAACTGCTCCAGCTTTAAGGGGTTCACCCTGCTCTAATGTCTTTATTTACGGTAAAACTGGCACTGGAAAGACGGCAGTTGTCAAGTTTGTGCTAAATAAACTTACTCAAAAAGCTGAGGAAGTCGGTTCACCGGTTAAAGTCTGCTTCGTGAATTGCCGGCTCGCAGGGACAGAGTATAGGGTTTTAGCAGCCCTATGCTCAAGCATTAATGTCAGGGTTCCCTTTACAGGCCTTGCTGTCGGCGAAATATTTGATAGATTTAAAAAGAATCTGGAGTCTCAAGGCATAATTTTCATAGTTGCTCTAGATGAAATCGATGCTCTTGTAAAGATTCGCGGCGACGCACTGCTATATGAGCTTACAAGAATAAATGAAAGTTTAAGGCAGAGCAAAGTCTCAATAGTGGGCATATCTAATGACTTAAAATTTAAAGATTTTCTTGACCCAAGAGTTTTAAGCACGTTAAGCGAGGAAGAGATGGTTTTCAAGCCCTATACTGCTGAGGAGCTTCAAGATATACTTATGGAAAGAGCTAAAATGGCATTTTATGATGGGGTTTTATCTGAAGGAGCCCTTAAGCTCTGCGCTGCCTTAGCGGCTTCTGAGCATGGCGATGCTAGAAGGGCTCTCGACCTCTTGCGGGTTGCTGGCGAAATAGCTGAGAGGAGAGGCGACAGGAAGATTGCTGAGGAGCACGTGCGGGAGGCTCAAGAGAGGATAGAGCATGATCAGGTTTACGAGAGCATAAAGAGCTTGCCGACGCACTCAAAAATTGTTCTTTTAAGCGTGTATTTTCTTAACAAGGTTGATCCCAACCGCTCAGTTACAGGGGACATATATAATCTTTACCTAGAACTTTGTGAACAGATAGGGATAACCCCATTAACGCAAAGAAGGGTTAGTGGGCTAATAAATGAGCTAGATGTTATGGGGCTCCTAAACTCGAGAGTCGTCAGCCTTGGGCGGTATGGGCGAACAAAGAAAATAAGTTTAGGTATTCCACGTAAAATCATATTTGATGTTTTTTCTGAAGATGATAGGTTCAGAAGCTTAATGAGCTATAAGTCAAAATATTTGTCCCAACAGCTGGACAACGCTTAAACGTTTTTCTCCCACCCTTATGTTACTGAAGTGAAATCCATTGAGAAAATATTAAAGTCTTGCAGGTTCACCACGGGAACTATGCCTGGATTAGGCACATGACCCATCTCCCTCTGATATTCTGTTTGTCTTTGCCATGCTCCGGAGTTCACTACTAGTATGCCGCGGTAAGTGGTGTATTTCATCATGTGTACATGTCCTGCATGGAATATATCGGGCACATGCTCTATGACTAAATGATCAATTTTTTCAGAAGATATCAATGTTCTCATCCCATAAATTGGGGCTAAATGCCTACATTGTAGGAGAACTTTCATAGCTTCTTCGGGTGACTGAAAGCTCATGTTTGGGGAGGAGGATATTATGTCGTCTAGGCTCCTTCCATGAGTTATAAGGATTGTGACACCATGTAGGCTTATTACTGAGGGGTCGCCTAAAAAGTGAATTCTCCCAAGCTTATAAAGGGGTTCAGCGTAGTCTCGCGGGATAGCTGGTTGAGGTAGAGCTCTCCTAGTCGCGTCATGGTTGCCTGGTATAACGATTATTTCAATATAGTCAGGGATTTCTTCGAGTTCCCTCGCCGCCCTCTCATACTGCTTATAGAGATCCTTTATCTCCAGCTCATCGTATTGCTGCGGGTATATTCCAACACCATCAACTATGTCGCCAGCTATCACCAGATATTTGACGTAACCTGCTAGATCTCTAAGACGTTCTTTATCGACTTCTCCCCTCAGCCACTTTACGAAGTGCTTAAATTCCTTTTCCATAAACATTTTGCTTCCGACATGTAGATCTGAAAGTAAAACCGCGCAGACTGGCACCGAGGATCTGGCTGATTTTCTTAATGGGACGTCTGGTAGAATTATGTCTTCTACCACAAATAAATCTCCTTTACCATGCAAAGCGCTCACACAGATAACCTGATCTAGAAGGATCCTCTGAGCCTTAGAATATACCTCATGTTTTTCCGCTGGAGCGAAGATTGTCGCGTAGCTCTCTAGATCCTCCACCCTGAAAAATATTCCACGCTTTGTTTCACGTTTATCGGTCACCATACATATGAACTTTACCCTTGAATTTTCTGGAGCCTTTAAGGCGTCGGAGATATTTCCAGCGTCTCTAGCGTCTCCCCTGCTCTTTATTATTTTACTAAGTTTTCTAAACCTGCTCCTAAAATATTCTATGCAATCTTCTAGAGAACCTGTGGCGCTTATTTTCTCTGTAGGATCACTTATCACTTTAAAATCGCTCTCAACACCCTTGGCATATGGCTGAAAGCTGGTCTTTCCACTGACAAAACCTGCGCTTCTATCCTCCCCAAGCAGAATAGACTTGTCCACCTTCTCTTCCAAAAGTTTACGCGTTATGAACAAAGGTTTTTCCGGGAGAGCGTTAATCTCCTCGATGACGGCCTTAACCAGAGAAGTTAAATCGGTTTTATGCGAGACCTTTTTTAGAAACTCGAAGGCTTCTCTGTCGATCTGATACCCTGCCTCAATTACAAGAGATACCGCGGCCTTAACGCTTTCTAAGTCGCCTGACATTTTCCTTTCTCAATAAAGCCTTATTTCCTATAAGAGTTATAGGGGTTCTTACAGTAAATATATGCATATGTATCTCAGCGCAACATCCTTAACTCTTTATATTTCTGAAGATAAAGATATACTTAATGAGATAGAAATTATATTTTGTGAAGGGAAGAGAATGGAGATCCGAAAAATACAGATGACTAGGGGCGGAACATTTTTTGTAACTTTGCCTAAGGAATGGGCTATGCGTCACGGCATAACACGTGGAACAATAGTTGCGAGCACGGTGACCCCTGACGGCAAGCTCATAATTGACCCGAAGTATAATGTTGAACCTGCCCCAAGAACCACTATTATTAGGCCTGGACCGCACTTAAGCCGCGAGATCATCAGCAAGTATCTTTTAGGCTACGACATTATAACTATTGAAGCAAAAGATCGAATAACGCCTGATCAAAGAGACGCGATTAAAAAATCGTCATCCCGCCTCATAGGCCTAGAGATAATTGAAGAAAACTATAGCAAAATTGTCATGCAATGCTTACTGGAGCCATCAGCGTTGTCGCCTGAAAAAATTCTGCGTCGAGAGCACTTAATTGCTTCAGGCATGTGTAAAGATTCTGTTACAGCGCTTTTGGAGGGAGACACGCAATTAGCTAAAAACGTTATTGCTAGAGATAATGAGGTGGATAGGCTCTACTTCCTACTTGTCAGGATTCTGAGAACAATTATCCAGAATCC
Above is a genomic segment from Candidatus Bathyarchaeia archaeon containing:
- a CDS encoding DNA-directed DNA polymerase II small subunit — encoded protein: MSGDLESVKAAVSLVIEAGYQIDREAFEFLKKVSHKTDLTSLVKAVIEEINALPEKPLFITRKLLEEKVDKSILLGEDRSAGFVSGKTSFQPYAKGVESDFKVISDPTEKISATGSLEDCIEYFRSRFRKLSKIIKSRGDARDAGNISDALKAPENSRVKFICMVTDKRETKRGIFFRVEDLESYATIFAPAEKHEVYSKAQRILLDQVICVSALHGKGDLFVVEDIILPDVPLRKSARSSVPVCAVLLSDLHVGSKMFMEKEFKHFVKWLRGEVDKERLRDLAGYVKYLVIAGDIVDGVGIYPQQYDELEIKDLYKQYERAARELEEIPDYIEIIVIPGNHDATRRALPQPAIPRDYAEPLYKLGRIHFLGDPSVISLHGVTILITHGRSLDDIISSSPNMSFQSPEEAMKVLLQCRHLAPIYGMRTLISSEKIDHLVIEHVPDIFHAGHVHMMKYTTYRGILVVNSGAWQRQTEYQREMGHVPNPGIVPVVNLQDFNIFSMDFTSVT
- a CDS encoding ORC1-type DNA replication protein, which codes for MDRENILDEVFAHFLKGSKIFKNREVLRHDYVPDNLPHRREEILHLGEITAPALRGSPCSNVFIYGKTGTGKTAVVKFVLNKLTQKAEEVGSPVKVCFVNCRLAGTEYRVLAALCSSINVRVPFTGLAVGEIFDRFKKNLESQGIIFIVALDEIDALVKIRGDALLYELTRINESLRQSKVSIVGISNDLKFKDFLDPRVLSTLSEEEMVFKPYTAEELQDILMERAKMAFYDGVLSEGALKLCAALAASEHGDARRALDLLRVAGEIAERRGDRKIAEEHVREAQERIEHDQVYESIKSLPTHSKIVLLSVYFLNKVDPNRSVTGDIYNLYLELCEQIGITPLTQRRVSGLINELDVMGLLNSRVVSLGRYGRTKKISLGIPRKIIFDVFSEDDRFRSLMSYKSKYLSQQLDNA
- a CDS encoding PhoU domain-containing protein, which gives rise to MEIRKIQMTRGGTFFVTLPKEWAMRHGITRGTIVASTVTPDGKLIIDPKYNVEPAPRTTIIRPGPHLSREIISKYLLGYDIITIEAKDRITPDQRDAIKKSSSRLIGLEIIEENYSKIVMQCLLEPSALSPEKILRREHLIASGMCKDSVTALLEGDTQLAKNVIARDNEVDRLYFLLVRILRTIIQNPSLGERLNMYPIDCLDYRLTASLVEAVADQSSQIAEYAVKFRDLKLGGNVANALYELYKAIHEVYNDAVAAFLSRNILIAESVRENESKISELSRKVELSASSLPLERAQDLATVISLLNRIYDHSVDISDLTVPRES
- a CDS encoding geranylgeranylglyceryl/heptaprenylglyceryl phosphate synthase, translating into MDPKVGVKMVGKVEEYIVKRIENEKAIHMTLIDPEKVTPEFAALLSRESEASGSSAIMIGGTTLASIDLLNNITKAVKKSVKIPVILFPNNVTGISEYADAVWFMSLLNSADPYFILGAQTLAAPLIKKIGLEAIPLGYIIIGEGGSAGVIGKACPIPYNKPELAVAHALAAQFLGMRFVYLEAGSGASRPVPPEMIRMTREAVDIKIIVGGGIKTGAQAERAVRAGADMVVTGTVLESSGIEEIKSKITEIIEGVRRGAKSRFKGV
- a CDS encoding helix-turn-helix domain-containing protein; protein product: MSRRGDVMEITILIIYTIIFCISSVSLLIYFKKLRSELLKHKDMKKLFEDIIFSFNKDLQKIERRLQEVAENYGKISVDREKQLESLILGLRERVESLSERCEKMAAEYGGLKEKIEDLAAKYNSLLERVDKIERDSGLEKAGKEPDATNLSALLPIEDKDKVLTSLTETELKVLEILAEEGEKTVSEIKDRIKLTREHTARLMKSLYARGYVERREDRIPYVYKLKREMENILKKGKT